Proteins from a genomic interval of Desulfofustis limnaeus:
- a CDS encoding serine hydrolase domain-containing protein translates to MMSNLLFSLLLLLVSFFSVSCRPDYFPSPESEGGWRKNTDPKFIRSLHLDPDRLGELGSYGLSVPSSELSSVLVIKDGWLVGEWYSAPEARHTPIYTASVGKTFALICFGIAEKDSQEGRLPYRIDNSSHVYDRRWLPQGYPLSDPGKRQITFDHIFQHTSGLVPQASTVEQDLPIEQGRNQWRNYLSWVVGHSSLWPQTKELYFPPGSPEEFASHACWGSHCGAYSSVGFAHIGLVLANLYQMPAHRFLRSRLLDPIGFSAVAFEEPPAPPEILWFSGGGLRMLPRDFARFAYLLLHEGRWGKQQLVRPEWFRSLASSPRYENLRTNHDGYFGTAYPPDLIRVYGSGGNFAFIFPSQQLIVLKTGRIHNFFLDLHMRDFLHRASLIFTDVSS, encoded by the coding sequence ATGATGAGTAACCTTCTATTTTCCCTGCTCCTTCTGCTTGTTTCTTTTTTCTCGGTTTCCTGCCGCCCCGACTATTTTCCGTCGCCCGAAAGTGAAGGTGGGTGGCGCAAGAACACCGACCCGAAATTCATCAGATCTCTTCATCTCGATCCGGATCGACTCGGAGAACTTGGGTCCTATGGCCTCTCCGTGCCAAGTTCGGAACTGTCTTCAGTGCTGGTGATCAAGGACGGCTGGCTGGTCGGCGAATGGTACAGCGCCCCGGAAGCCCGCCACACGCCGATATACACCGCTTCCGTCGGCAAGACCTTCGCCCTCATCTGTTTTGGCATCGCCGAGAAGGACAGCCAGGAAGGACGGCTCCCCTACCGCATCGACAATTCGTCCCATGTCTATGACCGACGCTGGCTCCCCCAGGGCTACCCGCTCTCCGACCCCGGCAAGCGCCAGATCACCTTCGACCATATTTTTCAACACACGTCGGGTCTTGTACCCCAAGCGTCAACGGTGGAACAAGATCTTCCCATCGAACAGGGAAGAAATCAATGGCGCAATTACCTTTCCTGGGTTGTCGGCCACTCCTCCCTGTGGCCGCAGACCAAAGAGCTTTACTTTCCTCCCGGTTCCCCTGAGGAATTTGCGAGTCATGCCTGCTGGGGATCCCATTGCGGCGCTTACAGCAGTGTCGGTTTTGCCCATATCGGTCTGGTGCTGGCAAATCTCTACCAGATGCCGGCTCATCGCTTTCTGCGCAGCCGGCTGCTGGACCCGATCGGGTTTTCCGCAGTCGCCTTCGAAGAACCGCCGGCACCGCCGGAAATCCTCTGGTTCAGCGGTGGCGGCTTACGGATGCTCCCTCGAGATTTTGCCCGCTTCGCTTACCTATTGCTCCATGAGGGACGCTGGGGAAAACAACAGCTTGTTCGCCCGGAGTGGTTTCGCTCGTTGGCGTCATCACCGCGCTACGAAAATCTCCGCACCAACCACGACGGCTATTTCGGAACCGCCTATCCGCCCGATCTCATAAGGGTCTACGGTTCCGGCGGAAATTTCGCCTTCATTTTTCCCAGTCAGCAGCTGATTGTCCTGAAGACCGGCAGGATTCACAATTTCTTTCTTGATCTTCATATGCGCGATTTCCTGCACCGCGCCTCGCTGATTTTTACCGACGTATCCTCTTGA
- a CDS encoding GtrA family protein — protein MLEHENLIQFIKYALAGGLATVTHILVFHLVAWRLFPALQPNDHAVRLLRLQVREINDFHRARNSMISNAVAFVIANLVAYVTNILWVFERGRHSFLVEVSLFYLVSGLSVAIGTAFMGVLIRRLGMLTTYAFAANIVSAILINYAMRKFFIFQG, from the coding sequence ATGCTGGAACATGAGAATCTGATACAATTCATAAAATACGCTCTGGCTGGAGGCCTGGCCACCGTGACCCATATCCTGGTGTTTCACCTGGTGGCCTGGCGGCTCTTTCCCGCTCTGCAGCCGAATGACCATGCGGTTCGGCTACTGAGGTTGCAGGTCAGGGAGATCAACGATTTTCACCGGGCCAGAAACTCGATGATCAGCAACGCGGTGGCCTTTGTCATTGCCAACCTGGTTGCCTATGTCACCAATATCCTCTGGGTGTTCGAGCGTGGCCGCCATTCCTTTTTGGTAGAGGTCTCTCTTTTCTATCTGGTGTCCGGATTGAGTGTCGCGATCGGGACCGCCTTTATGGGTGTCCTCATCAGGCGTCTGGGCATGTTGACCACCTATGCCTTCGCCGCCAACATCGTCAGCGCCATCCTGATCAACTATGCCATGCGCAAGTTTTTCATCTTTCAGGGATAA
- a CDS encoding antibiotic biosynthesis monooxygenase family protein — MAVKILITRKGIQNNIIELTVLLKKLRSLTLNQPGYIYGETLRRLDQPDECVVVSTWRSREDWENWFNNPQRQSIQTEIDLLLGEPTSYAVYEE; from the coding sequence ATGGCAGTCAAAATCCTTATCACCCGCAAAGGCATTCAAAACAACATCATCGAGTTGACTGTGCTATTGAAGAAGCTGCGCAGTCTGACCCTGAACCAACCCGGTTACATCTACGGAGAAACACTGCGCCGGCTCGATCAACCCGACGAATGCGTCGTCGTCTCCACCTGGCGTTCCCGAGAAGACTGGGAGAATTGGTTCAATAATCCCCAGCGGCAGAGTATCCAGACCGAGATCGATCTCCTGCTCGGGGAACCGACCTCTTATGCCGTCTATGAAGAATGA
- a CDS encoding OadG family protein, translating to MIFEGLKLMVVGMTTVLLFLTLMVLLIQLVANLTKGVAAKELQAIQDEKDRLRQERERQKQAAADPDDDIVVITAAIAAFETERAAALR from the coding sequence ATGATTTTTGAAGGATTGAAGTTGATGGTCGTCGGCATGACGACCGTATTGCTCTTTCTCACGCTGATGGTACTGCTCATTCAGCTCGTCGCCAACCTGACCAAAGGAGTTGCGGCCAAAGAGTTGCAGGCCATCCAGGACGAGAAAGATCGTCTCAGACAGGAACGAGAGCGGCAAAAACAGGCTGCGGCAGACCCGGACGACGACATCGTCGTCATCACCGCCGCCATTGCCGCATTTGAAACGGAACGGGCAGCGGCACTGCGCTGA
- a CDS encoding biotin/lipoyl-containing protein: protein MGKKVIKFMDTSFRDGFQSVFGARVLTDDFVPALQASIDAGITYLEAGGGARFQSLFFYCGESAFDMMDRFRAEVGPNANLQTLARGINVVALSQQPRDIIDLHAKMFKKHGMTTIRNFDALNDVRNLEYSGERIAHHGLKHQIVVTIMELPPGCSGAHTAEFYLDRLKLILDSNIPFHSICFKDATGTANPRKIYNTFKGARKMVPEGTILWFHTHDTAGIGISQNLAAIEGGADGVDLAKSPVSGGTCQPDILSMMQVLKDTEYTFDLDYEKVLVAEEAFEGAMKDYFFPPEAKMVSPTITLSPMPGGALTANTMMMRDTNTLHHYPAVIKEMSEVVRLGGFGSSVTPVSQFYFQQAYLNVTQGKWKVINPNYGNMVLGYFGRTPVPPDPEIVKLASEQLGKPVFTDDPLDILEPGIPKATKILEENNLPVSDENIFIIASCEQKGLDYLLGNAKVNVRKKGEEEKAPAKPAAKAAAAAAPTPMGPRSYSITVNNRIYDVTVAEGSGAVQAVPAQPAAAPAAAPVTGGTEVEAPTPGNVLKILVKVGDTVKKDQPLLVLEAMKMESEVKSPCDGKIVAILVSAGDTVQSSDHIMTIG, encoded by the coding sequence GTGGGTAAAAAAGTAATCAAGTTCATGGATACGTCTTTCCGGGACGGATTTCAGTCAGTTTTTGGTGCCCGGGTCTTGACCGATGATTTCGTTCCGGCGCTGCAAGCCAGTATCGATGCCGGGATCACTTATCTCGAGGCGGGGGGCGGGGCCCGCTTCCAGAGCCTGTTCTTCTATTGTGGAGAATCGGCCTTCGACATGATGGATCGATTCCGCGCCGAGGTGGGCCCGAACGCGAACCTGCAGACCCTGGCCCGCGGTATCAACGTTGTCGCACTCAGTCAGCAGCCACGCGACATCATCGATCTGCATGCCAAGATGTTCAAGAAGCACGGCATGACCACCATCCGCAATTTCGACGCCCTCAACGACGTGCGCAATCTCGAGTATTCCGGTGAACGGATTGCTCATCACGGTCTCAAGCACCAGATCGTCGTCACCATCATGGAGCTGCCGCCCGGCTGTTCCGGCGCTCATACGGCCGAATTTTACTTGGACCGGCTCAAGTTGATCCTCGATTCCAACATTCCGTTCCATTCCATTTGCTTCAAGGACGCCACCGGCACCGCCAACCCGAGAAAGATCTACAATACTTTTAAAGGCGCCCGGAAAATGGTCCCGGAAGGCACCATCCTCTGGTTCCACACCCACGACACCGCCGGCATCGGCATCAGCCAGAATCTGGCGGCGATCGAAGGCGGGGCGGACGGCGTCGACCTGGCCAAGAGTCCGGTCAGCGGCGGCACCTGTCAGCCGGACATCCTGTCGATGATGCAAGTCCTCAAGGACACCGAATATACCTTTGATCTCGATTATGAAAAGGTCCTGGTGGCCGAGGAAGCCTTTGAGGGGGCGATGAAGGATTACTTCTTCCCGCCCGAAGCGAAAATGGTGTCACCGACTATCACCCTGTCGCCGATGCCCGGCGGTGCGCTCACCGCCAACACCATGATGATGCGCGACACCAACACCCTGCACCATTATCCGGCGGTCATCAAGGAGATGTCGGAGGTGGTCCGTCTCGGCGGTTTCGGCTCATCGGTGACCCCGGTTTCCCAGTTCTATTTCCAGCAAGCCTACCTCAACGTCACCCAGGGCAAGTGGAAAGTAATCAACCCGAACTACGGCAACATGGTGCTTGGTTATTTTGGACGCACCCCAGTTCCGCCAGATCCGGAAATCGTCAAACTTGCCTCCGAACAGCTCGGCAAACCGGTCTTCACCGACGACCCGCTGGACATTCTCGAGCCCGGCATCCCGAAAGCCACCAAGATTCTCGAAGAAAACAACCTGCCGGTGAGCGACGAAAACATCTTCATCATCGCCAGCTGTGAGCAGAAAGGGCTTGATTACCTGCTCGGCAATGCCAAAGTGAACGTTCGCAAGAAAGGCGAAGAGGAAAAAGCTCCGGCCAAGCCGGCCGCCAAGGCAGCCGCTGCCGCTGCACCGACACCCATGGGACCGCGGTCCTACTCGATTACCGTCAACAACCGTATCTACGACGTGACCGTTGCCGAGGGCAGCGGTGCGGTCCAAGCGGTGCCGGCCCAGCCGGCTGCCGCACCGGCCGCAGCCCCGGTTACCGGCGGCACCGAAGTCGAAGCACCGACCCCCGGCAACGTGCTGAAGATTCTCGTCAAGGTCGGTGACACGGTGAAAAAGGATCAGCCGCTGCTGGTTCTGGAGGCCATGAAAATGGAGTCGGAAGTGAAATCACCGTGTGACGGTAAGATTGTGGCCATTCTGGTATCGGCCGGCGATACGGTTCAGTCCTCCGACCACATCATGACCATTGGCTGA
- a CDS encoding sodium ion-translocating decarboxylase subunit beta: protein MDGQLNRDWTVGIGRVLMITVGLVLLYLGIFKGFEPLLLVPIGYGAILANIPLAGIADPGGILHYIYEVGIVTGIFPLLIFMGVGALTDFGPMIANPKTILLGGAAQLGIFATLLGALFLSEFVPGINFSLRDAASIGIIGGADGPTAIFLSSQLSPRLLGSIAIAAYSYMALVPIIQPPIMKWLTSKEERQIKMVQLRHVSKLEKIMLPMLVLGICSLLLPSAAPLIGMFMLGNLAKECGVVDRLSDNIKGALMYTVTVFLGLGVGSKLSADKFLNMETIGILLLGMVAFGIGTAGGVLMAKLMNKLTKTPINPLIGAAGVSAVPMAARVVNKVGLEANPQNHLIMHAMGPNVAGVIGSAVAAGVLLALL from the coding sequence ATCGACGGCCAGCTCAACCGGGACTGGACCGTCGGCATCGGCCGGGTGTTGATGATAACCGTCGGTCTGGTGCTTCTCTATCTCGGTATCTTCAAGGGATTCGAACCACTGCTGCTGGTGCCTATCGGCTACGGCGCCATCCTGGCCAACATTCCCCTGGCCGGCATTGCCGACCCGGGAGGTATCTTGCATTACATCTATGAGGTGGGCATCGTCACCGGCATCTTCCCGCTGCTGATCTTCATGGGTGTCGGCGCCTTGACCGATTTCGGCCCCATGATCGCCAACCCCAAGACCATCCTGCTCGGTGGTGCCGCCCAACTGGGAATTTTCGCCACGCTGCTGGGGGCGCTGTTCCTCTCGGAATTCGTGCCCGGCATCAATTTCTCGCTCCGGGACGCCGCCTCCATCGGCATCATCGGCGGCGCCGACGGGCCCACTGCCATCTTCCTGTCCAGCCAGCTGTCACCCCGGTTGCTCGGCTCGATCGCCATCGCTGCGTACTCTTACATGGCGTTGGTACCGATCATCCAGCCGCCGATCATGAAATGGCTAACCAGCAAGGAAGAACGGCAAATCAAGATGGTCCAGCTGCGTCACGTCTCCAAACTGGAGAAGATCATGCTGCCGATGCTGGTGCTGGGTATCTGCTCTTTATTGCTCCCCAGCGCAGCGCCGCTTATCGGAATGTTCATGCTCGGTAACCTGGCCAAGGAGTGCGGCGTGGTTGACCGGCTCTCCGACAACATCAAAGGCGCCCTGATGTATACCGTCACCGTCTTTCTCGGTCTCGGCGTCGGCAGCAAGCTGTCCGCCGACAAGTTTCTCAACATGGAGACCATCGGCATCCTGCTGCTGGGCATGGTTGCCTTCGGCATCGGCACTGCCGGCGGCGTGCTGATGGCCAAGCTGATGAACAAATTAACCAAGACCCCGATCAACCCGCTGATCGGCGCTGCCGGCGTCTCCGCCGTACCGATGGCGGCTCGGGTGGTCAACAAAGTCGGCCTTGAGGCCAACCCGCAGAACCACCTGATCATGCATGCCATGGGACCCAACGTCGCCGGCGTTATCGGCTCGGCTGTGGCAGCCGGTGTTTTGCTGGCCCTGCTCTAG
- a CDS encoding nitroreductase family protein: MISLPRPSAEPCLSPVTFRVDPERCIRCAECVTDCPVNILVIGAEPPTVGAGRENDCIGCQHCLAVCPTGAVSVQGKNPDDSLPLHDAALPSLETVELLVKGRRSVRRYRDEDVDRVLLQRLLTSALQAPTARNNHQVAFTVVDRRSDMDRLRRLTMECAAEALRAGTVAADYGYLRQMVEGWQRYEADLLYRWAPHLLVASAPRESAAPFQDTTIALSYFELLARVAGLGVLWNGMAVIALRLFPELRQTIGLPDGQQIGFAMSFGWPAVTYHRTVQHDSVPICWVSETPS; the protein is encoded by the coding sequence GTGATATCGTTGCCAAGGCCATCAGCTGAACCATGTCTGTCCCCCGTCACCTTTCGGGTCGATCCTGAGAGGTGTATCCGTTGTGCCGAATGCGTGACCGATTGTCCGGTCAATATTCTGGTGATCGGGGCGGAGCCGCCGACGGTTGGTGCCGGACGGGAAAACGACTGCATCGGCTGCCAGCACTGCCTGGCCGTCTGCCCGACCGGGGCCGTTTCGGTACAGGGGAAAAATCCAGACGATTCTCTCCCGTTGCACGATGCCGCTTTACCCTCCCTGGAGACGGTGGAACTACTGGTGAAAGGGCGGCGTTCCGTCCGCCGCTATCGGGACGAAGATGTGGATCGAGTGCTGTTGCAGCGCCTCCTAACCAGTGCCTTGCAGGCGCCGACGGCACGCAATAACCACCAGGTTGCGTTCACCGTCGTTGACCGGCGAAGCGACATGGACCGGTTGCGCCGGCTGACCATGGAGTGTGCGGCCGAGGCATTGCGTGCAGGGACCGTGGCTGCCGATTACGGCTATCTGCGGCAGATGGTGGAGGGGTGGCAGCGATACGAGGCGGACCTCCTCTACCGCTGGGCCCCTCACCTCCTGGTGGCTTCGGCACCGCGGGAGTCCGCCGCTCCCTTCCAGGACACGACCATTGCCTTGAGCTATTTCGAGCTGCTGGCTCGGGTGGCAGGCCTCGGTGTATTATGGAATGGCATGGCGGTGATCGCGCTTCGCTTGTTCCCCGAACTGCGGCAGACGATCGGGCTGCCGGATGGGCAGCAGATCGGATTTGCCATGAGTTTTGGCTGGCCGGCCGTTACCTATCACCGCACCGTTCAACACGACTCTGTCCCCATCTGTTGGGTCAGTGAAACACCGTCATAA
- a CDS encoding enoyl-ACP reductase FabI — translation MGFLQITGKRYLVFGLANKKSIAASIAATLLEQGAEVILVVHSEARRQTAQRLFPGVPVFLCDVSEEAQISRVREEVAQQIAEAGGGRLDGIVHSIAFANYAAGIKPFHETPKNDFLQAVDISCFSLIAIANQFKELLDPDGSVVTVSISTTRMAATNYGYMAPIKAALDSSLCFLAKSFSAFSRVRFNAVAPSLLKTSSSAGIPGYIDSYLFAEKAMLRKRALTTQEAADTAVYLLSPRSSGITCQTIVVDGGMSVNYFDRDIVAKAIS, via the coding sequence ATGGGTTTTTTGCAGATAACCGGCAAACGCTATCTGGTGTTTGGGCTGGCCAACAAGAAATCGATAGCCGCATCGATAGCTGCCACCCTTCTGGAGCAGGGCGCCGAAGTGATCCTGGTGGTCCACTCGGAGGCCAGGCGACAGACGGCTCAGCGCCTTTTCCCCGGGGTTCCGGTCTTTCTCTGCGATGTCTCCGAAGAAGCACAGATCAGCAGGGTCCGGGAGGAGGTGGCGCAGCAGATCGCTGAGGCTGGTGGCGGGAGGCTTGACGGCATTGTCCACTCCATCGCCTTTGCCAATTACGCGGCGGGGATCAAGCCGTTTCATGAAACGCCGAAGAATGATTTTCTGCAGGCCGTGGATATCTCCTGCTTCTCCCTGATCGCCATTGCCAACCAGTTCAAGGAGCTGCTCGATCCGGACGGGTCGGTGGTGACCGTGTCCATCTCCACGACGCGCATGGCAGCCACCAACTACGGTTACATGGCCCCGATCAAAGCGGCCCTTGATTCATCCTTGTGCTTTCTGGCCAAGAGCTTCTCCGCTTTTTCCCGGGTCCGGTTCAACGCCGTGGCCCCATCCTTGCTGAAAACATCCTCATCCGCCGGGATCCCGGGCTATATCGACAGCTATCTGTTTGCCGAAAAGGCAATGCTGCGCAAGCGGGCGTTGACCACCCAGGAAGCCGCAGATACCGCCGTCTACCTGTTGTCGCCCCGATCGTCGGGGATCACCTGTCAGACCATCGTGGTCGACGGGGGCATGTCGGTAAACTACTTCGATCGTGATATCGTTGCCAAGGCCATCAGCTGA
- a CDS encoding hydantoinase/oxoprolinase family protein, whose amino-acid sequence MVKAFGLGYSRGAGCEKQHLFPPLLMKRYLIGIDTGGTCTDAVCMEADSGSILATAKVPTTHHRLADGINRALSRLLHQATIKTEQVGGIGLSTTLATNSVVEQKGAKVAVFIIGYVKHFSLPVTALVYLKGGHKMDGSEEEPLELESLVTSLEQLRPEVDAYAVCSALSTINPTHELVAEKAISLIDPKPVFCSHRASGQTGLKERAATAALHATLMPLMSTFIDSVGQVLRDQDLSAPLAIITGNGSPVRPDDAIQRSGATVASGPACTALFGAHHRPDTFLVVDVGGTTTDVVLVEDGIATQAREGCTIGSWQTHLPSIDLHTGGIGGDSLVTLHRGGTVRVGPQRVIPLCLAGSLPSEPEVWTAFVTDNRLVRLRSTVPAAADPDDTLTAVLRERGACTPQQLATAAGMSALVVDQQLERLAQVHGVEWYGFTPTDALHLLGRADFGTAELAATAADRLGAASGRSREAWCRHVVSCTEQTIQSLIVDYLARRYWGDAITPLLANHPAHPFLSLSFGLNIPILGLGAASRFFLPAVARSLGTTVEFPRFFEVGNAVGAALSLLDRPEQPGGSPYATS is encoded by the coding sequence ATGGTCAAAGCGTTTGGGCTGGGTTATAGTCGTGGGGCTGGATGCGAGAAACAACACCTCTTTCCCCCGCTTCTGATGAAAAGATACCTGATTGGCATTGACACCGGCGGCACCTGTACCGACGCCGTCTGCATGGAAGCAGACAGCGGCTCGATCCTGGCCACCGCCAAGGTCCCGACCACCCATCACCGCTTGGCAGACGGCATCAACCGGGCACTGTCGCGCCTGCTGCACCAAGCCACAATCAAGACGGAACAGGTGGGAGGCATCGGTCTGTCAACCACCCTGGCCACCAACAGCGTGGTGGAACAGAAAGGGGCGAAGGTGGCGGTATTTATCATCGGTTACGTCAAACACTTTTCCCTGCCGGTCACTGCGCTCGTCTATCTCAAAGGCGGTCACAAAATGGACGGCAGCGAAGAAGAGCCTCTGGAACTGGAATCGCTCGTCACCAGCCTCGAACAGCTGCGGCCGGAGGTTGACGCCTACGCCGTCTGCTCGGCTCTATCAACGATCAACCCAACCCATGAGCTGGTGGCGGAAAAAGCCATCTCCCTGATCGATCCCAAACCGGTCTTCTGCTCGCATCGGGCCAGCGGCCAGACGGGCCTGAAGGAGCGTGCCGCCACCGCCGCCCTGCACGCCACCCTGATGCCGCTCATGTCCACCTTCATCGACAGCGTCGGCCAGGTCCTGCGCGACCAAGACCTCTCTGCCCCGCTCGCCATCATCACCGGCAACGGCTCGCCGGTTCGGCCGGACGATGCAATTCAGCGATCCGGGGCAACCGTTGCCAGCGGCCCCGCCTGCACTGCCCTGTTCGGTGCCCACCATCGTCCGGACACCTTTCTTGTCGTGGATGTCGGCGGCACGACCACCGACGTGGTCCTGGTTGAAGATGGGATTGCCACGCAGGCTCGGGAAGGATGCACCATCGGCTCCTGGCAGACGCACCTGCCGTCCATCGACCTGCACACCGGCGGTATCGGTGGAGACAGCCTGGTCACGCTCCATCGCGGCGGTACCGTTCGTGTCGGACCACAGCGGGTGATACCGCTCTGCCTTGCCGGCTCGCTTCCCAGCGAGCCGGAGGTGTGGACCGCGTTTGTCACAGACAACCGACTGGTGAGGCTTCGTTCAACCGTCCCTGCAGCAGCCGACCCGGACGATACGCTCACCGCTGTGCTGCGGGAACGGGGAGCCTGCACTCCTCAGCAATTGGCCACTGCGGCCGGGATGAGTGCCCTTGTCGTTGACCAGCAGCTCGAGCGCCTGGCTCAGGTGCACGGTGTCGAATGGTATGGTTTCACGCCCACCGACGCGTTACACCTGCTCGGCCGCGCTGATTTCGGCACCGCCGAACTGGCCGCGACCGCTGCCGATCGACTCGGCGCTGCAAGCGGTCGTTCGCGCGAAGCGTGGTGCCGGCACGTGGTGAGCTGTACTGAACAGACCATCCAGTCATTGATCGTTGATTATCTCGCCCGCCGTTACTGGGGCGATGCCATCACTCCCCTGCTGGCCAACCACCCCGCCCACCCGTTTCTGAGCCTCTCGTTTGGTCTCAACATACCGATCCTCGGCCTCGGTGCCGCCTCCCGTTTCTTTCTGCCGGCCGTTGCCCGCTCACTGGGAACGACGGTGGAGTTCCCACGGTTCTTCGAGGTCGGCAATGCCGTCGGCGCCGCCCTGAGCCTCCTGGATCGGCCCGAGCAACCGGGAGGGAGCCCTTATGCGACCAGTTGA
- a CDS encoding YkgJ family cysteine cluster protein, with amino-acid sequence MKQPARRHRQLAFRKIYEVFADWSSTIPVACHKGCATCCTLGVTVSETEAELIAASIREHALTQWTMRRLQQLPSLPRPICTTNEFAGACLAGTEADPGSGFFDGTCPFLDHTLCRIYPVRPFGCRSFISTTRCHETRQAELPSFYLSGATAVSQVLEHLDQGRRWGYLSSLVDTLLRERGAHTVRPAGLLLTARPLPGFLLSDEDFPLVSHLLESIFAATLEETTIGQLLTGG; translated from the coding sequence ATGAAACAACCGGCCCGCCGCCACAGACAGCTGGCCTTCAGGAAAATCTATGAGGTCTTCGCAGACTGGTCGAGCACCATCCCGGTCGCCTGCCACAAGGGCTGTGCCACCTGCTGCACCCTGGGCGTCACCGTCAGTGAAACGGAAGCCGAACTGATCGCCGCCTCTATCCGCGAGCACGCATTGACTCAGTGGACCATGCGGCGCTTGCAACAGCTCCCCTCTCTGCCGCGGCCGATCTGCACCACCAATGAGTTCGCCGGTGCCTGTCTGGCCGGTACGGAAGCTGACCCCGGATCGGGGTTCTTCGACGGAACCTGTCCGTTTCTGGACCACACTTTGTGTCGGATCTACCCGGTTCGGCCGTTCGGCTGCCGCAGCTTCATATCCACCACCCGCTGCCATGAGACCCGCCAAGCCGAGCTTCCCTCTTTTTATCTGAGTGGCGCCACCGCCGTATCGCAAGTGCTCGAGCACCTCGACCAGGGACGTCGGTGGGGCTACCTGAGCTCGCTTGTCGACACCTTATTGAGGGAAAGAGGAGCTCACACCGTGCGCCCCGCCGGCCTGCTGCTCACTGCCAGGCCGCTACCCGGTTTCCTGCTTTCCGACGAAGACTTCCCGCTGGTCTCCCACCTGCTGGAGAGCATCTTTGCCGCCACCCTGGAGGAGACAACTATTGGCCAGCTCCTCACCGGTGGTTGA
- the msrB gene encoding peptide-methionine (R)-S-oxide reductase MsrB, with protein MNSVFLVLLFATVAGTAYAIDAEPVNRQETAFFGGGCFWCMEPPFEQLDGVIDVVAGYTGGSREDAVYDRVSGGRTGHYEAVRVEYDPEKISYRELVETFWRQIDPTDGGGQFADRGDQYRSAIFYVTEEQRVVAEQSKADLDRSGLFDRPVVTPILPAMPFYEAEEYHQDYYRKNVLHYSRYKAGSGRQQFQETVWQKADRTTTEFVKPDDRRLREMLTPLQYEVTQKDGTEQPFANEYWDYKEEGIYVDVVSGEPLFSSRDKFDSGTGWPSFTRPIDPDAVVETRDFSLFMIRTEVRSRRADSHLGHVFPDGPPPTKQRYCINSAALRFIPVDQLEEAGYGQYRDRFR; from the coding sequence ATGAATAGTGTCTTTCTTGTTCTGCTCTTTGCGACGGTTGCCGGCACCGCCTATGCGATTGACGCGGAACCGGTGAATCGCCAGGAAACCGCTTTTTTCGGCGGAGGTTGTTTCTGGTGCATGGAACCGCCATTCGAACAGCTGGACGGTGTGATCGACGTGGTTGCCGGCTATACCGGCGGCAGCCGGGAAGATGCCGTCTATGACAGGGTGTCGGGGGGGCGGACCGGCCATTACGAAGCGGTGCGGGTGGAGTATGATCCGGAAAAAATCTCCTACCGGGAGTTGGTGGAGACCTTCTGGCGTCAGATCGATCCCACCGACGGGGGTGGACAATTCGCCGATCGGGGCGATCAGTATCGCAGCGCCATCTTCTATGTGACAGAAGAACAGCGAGTCGTTGCCGAGCAATCAAAAGCCGATCTCGATCGCTCCGGATTGTTCGATCGGCCGGTGGTCACGCCGATCCTGCCGGCCATGCCTTTTTATGAAGCGGAAGAATACCACCAGGATTACTACCGCAAAAACGTACTCCATTATTCGCGCTACAAAGCGGGGTCGGGGCGGCAGCAATTTCAGGAGACGGTGTGGCAGAAAGCGGACCGTACGACGACGGAGTTCGTCAAGCCCGATGACCGGCGCTTGCGCGAAATGCTGACCCCGCTCCAGTACGAGGTGACGCAAAAGGACGGCACCGAGCAGCCGTTTGCCAATGAGTATTGGGACTACAAGGAAGAGGGGATCTACGTGGATGTGGTCTCCGGGGAGCCGCTTTTCAGTTCCCGGGATAAGTTTGACTCGGGGACCGGCTGGCCGAGTTTTACGCGGCCCATTGATCCGGACGCCGTGGTGGAGACGCGGGATTTCTCCTTGTTCATGATCCGCACCGAGGTGCGCAGTCGCCGGGCCGATTCACACCTGGGCCATGTATTTCCCGACGGACCGCCACCCACCAAGCAACGCTACTGCATCAACTCGGCCGCGCTCCGCTTTATCCCGGTCGATCAGTTGGAAGAAGCGGGTTATGGGCAGTATCGCGACCGGTTTCGGTAA